One window of Magallana gigas chromosome 2, xbMagGiga1.1, whole genome shotgun sequence genomic DNA carries:
- the LOC117692237 gene encoding uncharacterized protein produces MPKFYPCLLCSKRTSQQDRYRIKKEHADFIKRRLRMDVSDDSMLCRKCRHMCETKSTRDSICNSPEPNKIQKTLSKQSMKSPPSVTLSIPSTSTSHANCVICKKPGPKLVVVPENTRVNVFIQKETFVPPGSRCCPKHISDGDLNTEALHLLKQTSSVSNVNRTTIVGVLKQTRDVAIQNQNKRLNFDDPHGMQNEDYYNLTGVTKDQFDELMTYLVETNLRSSKNRSTRTCVALLLTKLRCGLSNQLLGTLFGMKKWQVRRAVISAKNALMEDFVPKHLGFSHISREDVINHHTRPLAKELLCSMSDNPVILVLDGTYVYLQKSGNFSFSRRSYSTHKHRPLVKPMMIVSTSGYIISVLGPYLADSKNSDAKILSHMIQTNVEDIRKWVEEDDIFIVDRGFRDAEALLDDLGIHVEMPSFLTRHSKQHSTEEANSTRFVTKLRWVVESVNGRLKTWNYLSRTIPNTQIPHIGDYVRIVSAICNKFRPDLSTGIEEEDVAMAAKMRFLANGVNELKDYVETSGLEKRSIRWKKIDSHDVVFPHLTEEEIRQLTLGVYQIRLAKSYAYEHFMEGRYEIFISDDFDGILCAKIQSRHISAKKYLLWIRHDDISIKSWFCKCKVGTRVVGMCAHITSVIWFLGLARHEESGVCGVRDWCSSVEDAAALPIDESESEEENEERCFITEEE; encoded by the exons atgcCTAAGTTCTACCCCTGCTTGCTGTGCTCCAAAAGAACATCACAACAGGACAGATACAGGATAAAGAAGGAGCATGCAGACTTCATCAAGAGAAGACTCCGTATGGATGTTTCTGATGACAGCATGCTGTGTAGGAAATGTCGTCACATGTGTGAAACAAAATCGACAAGAGATTCTATTTGCAACAGCCCTGAGCCaaacaaaatacagaaaacattaTCAAAGCAGAGTATGAAGAGCCCTCCTTCAGTAACACTGTCCATCCCAAGTACTTCTACAAGTCATGCCAACTGTGTAATATGTAAAAAGCCAGGGCCAAAGCTTGTTGTTGTTCCTGAAAACACTCGTGTAAATGTATTCATCCAAAAAGAAACATTTGTTCCACCTGGTTCTAGATGCTGTCCTAAACATATATCTGATGGAGATCTCAACACTGAGGCATTGCATCTGTTGAAACAAACAAGTTCTGTCTCCAATGTCAACAGGACCACCATTGTTGGAGTTTTAAAACAAACCAGGGATGTAGCAATCCAAAATCAGAACAAGAGACTGAATTTTGATGATCCACATGGAATGCAAAATGAAGATTACTACAATCTAACAGGTGTTACAAAGGATCAGTTTGATGAATTGATGACGTACTTGGTGGAGACCAACTTAAGATCATCCAAGAACAGAAGTACTAGAACATGTGTAGCATTATTGTTGACGAAACTTAGATGTGGTTTAAGTAATCAACTACTTGGAACCTTATTTGGCATGAAAAAATGGCAG GTTCGACGTGCTGTTATATCTGCGAAAAATGCTTTGATGGAAGATTTTGTGCCAAAGCATTTGGGGTTCTCTCACATATCAAGGGAGGATGTCATTAATCACCATACTCGTCCCCTTGCCAAGGAACTTCTATGCAGCATGTCAGATAATCCAGTCATTCTTGTACTCGATGGGACTTATGTATACCTCCAAAAAAGCGGAAACTTTTCTTTCTCACGTCGTTCCTACAGCACCCACAAACACCGGCCATTAGTTAAACCGATGATGATTGTATCAACTTCTGGATATATAATTTCTGTATTAGGTCCCTATCTGGCAGATTCCAAAAATTCCGATGCAAAGATCTTAAGTCACATGATCCAGACAAATGTAGAGGACATTAGGAAATGGGTAGAAGAAGACGATATTTTTATTGTCGACAGAGGTTTCAGAGACGCAGAAGCTTTGCTTGATGACTTGGGGATACATGTTGAAATGCCATCCTTTCTGACTCGTCATTCAAAGCAACACTCAACAGAAGAAGCCAATTCAACCAGATTTGTGACCAAG CTTAGATGGGTTGTCGAGTCAGTGAATGGCAGGCTCAAGACATGGAATTATTTGAGCAGGACCATCCCCAATACACAGATACCACATATTGGCGATTATGTCCGCATAGTAAGTGCAATCTGCAACAAGTTTAGACCAGACTTAAGCACTGGAATTGAGGAGGAAGATGTTGCCATGGCTGCAAAAATGCGATTTCTTGCAAACGGAGTGAATGAGTTAAAGGATTATGTTGAGACAAGTG gtTTAGAGAAGCGGAGCATAAGATGGAAGAAGATAGACTCCCATGATGTAGTCTTCCCTCATTTGACAGAGGAGGAAATACGCCAGTTAACCTTAGGTGTGTACCAAATAAGATTGGCAAAGTCATATGCATATGAACATTTTATGGAAGGAAGGTATGAAATTTTCATCAGTGATGACTTTGATGGAATCCTGTGTGCCAAGATTCAAAGTAGACACATTTCCGCAAAGAAATACTTACTCTGGATAAGACATGATGATATCAGTATCAAATCTTGGTTTTGCAAATGTAAAGTTGGTACAAGAGTTGTGGGCATGTGTGCTCATATTACCAGTGTGATTTGGTTCTTGGGTCTTGCTCGTCATGAGGAAAGTGGTGTCTGTGGTGTGCGCGATTGGTGTAGTTCTGTTGAGGATGCTGCTGCACTCCCAATTGATGAATCAGAAAGTGAGgaagaaaatgaagaaagaTGTTTCATAACAGAAGAGGAGTGA